In the Setaria italica strain Yugu1 chromosome VI, Setaria_italica_v2.0, whole genome shotgun sequence genome, one interval contains:
- the LOC101757086 gene encoding leucine-rich repeat receptor-like protein kinase TDR, with amino-acid sequence MAATGTSSPSQLPLHGGLLLLLPLLTITTAASSAPLPLLALLSLKSSLRDPAGTLRPWTYASAASAGATRSLAPPWCTWPGVSCDAATGDIVGIDLSRRNLSGTVPATAARLLAPTLTSLNLSANAFSGELPTALFQLRRLEELDVSHNFFNGTFPDGIAELAALTVLEAFSNCFVGALPRGLGVLRRLERLNLGGSYFNGSIPSEIGQLRRLRFLHLAGNALTGRLPAELGELGSLEHLEIGYNAYDGGIPAALGNLTQLLYLDIAVANVAGPLPPELGELARLESLFLFKNRLAGAIPPRWSRLRALQVLDLSDNMLVGAIPGGLGELANLTTLNLMSNSLSGEIPAAIGELPSLEVLQLWNNSLTGRLPASLGASGRLVRVDMSTNSLSGPIPAGMCSGNRLARLILFGNRFDSAIPASLAGCSSLWRVRLESNRLSGVIPMGFGAIRNLTYLDLSSNSLTGGVPADLVASPSLEYLNISGNPVGGALPNVSWQAPKLQVFAASKCALDGEVPAFGAAGCSNLYRLELAGNNLTGAIPNDIGVCKRLVSLRLQHNQLAGEIPAALAALPSITEVDLSWNALTGAVPPGFANCTTLETFDVSFNHLAPADSTSASPGNGDGEGSSARHTAAMWVSAAAVALAGMAVLAFTARWLQWRDGAAAATDGGGAGGAARPNVVVGPWRMTAFQKLGFTADDVVRCVEGSEGIVGAGSSGTVYRAKMPDGEVIAVKKLWQPAAQKEVAAPEPKRNDTDGEDKRMLAEVEVLGHLRHRNIVRLLGWCTNGEATLLLYEYMPNGSLDDLLHGAGAAAAGRAPAKTKAAARLGWDARHRIAVGVAQGVSYLHHDCRPAVAHRDLKPSNILLDADMEPRVADFGVAKALRGAGAPMSAVAGSCGYIAPEYTYTLRVDEKSDVYSFGVVLLEILTGRRPVEAEYGEGSNIVDWVRRKVAGGGGGAREVVDAAAWAADQGGEAREEMALALRVAMLCTSRSPQERPSMRDVVSMLQEARRGRKLVAKKTAQPKMN; translated from the exons atggccgccaccggCACCTCCTCACCGTCGCAGCTCCCGCTCCACGGCGGGCTCCTGCTCCTCCTACCTCTTCTGACCATCACGACCGccgcgtcgtcggcgccgcTGCCCCTCCTCGCGCTGCTATCCCTGAAATCCTCGCTGCGCGACCCGGCCGGCACGCTCCGCCCGTGGACGTACGCCTCCGCGGCGTCCGCGGGGGCCACGCGGTCGCTGGCGCCTCCCTGGTGCACGTGGCCGGGCGTGTCCTGCGACGCCGCCACGGGGGACATCGTCGGGATCGACCTCTCCCGGCGTAACCTCTCCGGCACCGTCCCGGCCACGGCGGCAAGGCTGCTGGCGCCGACGCTGACATCCCTCAACCTCAGCGCGAACGCCTTCTCCGGGGAGTTGCCCACGGCTCTCTTCCAGCTACGGCGGCTCGAGGAGCTCGACGTCAGCCACAACTTCTTCAACGGCACGTTCCCCGACGGCATCGCGGAGCTCGCCGCGCTCACGGTGCTCGAAGCCTTCAGCAACTGCTTCGTCGGCGCGCTCCCCCGCGGCCTCGGCGTGCTCCGGCGGCTCGAGCGGCTCAACCTCGGCGGCAGCTACTTCAATGGTAGCATCCCTAGCGAGATCGGCCAGCTCCGGCGCCTGCGGTTCCTGCACCTCGCCGGGAACGCGCTCACGGGGCGGCTGCCGGCGGAGCTCGGCGAGCTCGGGTCGCTCGAGCACCTGGAGATTGGGTACAACGCCTACGACGGTGGCATCCCGGCGGCGCTCGGCAACCTGACGCAGCTCCTGTATCTCGACATCGCCGTGGCCAACGTCGCcggcccgctgccgccggagctcggcgaGCTCGCGCGGCTGGAATCGCTGTTCCTGTTCAAGAACCGACTCGCCGGCGCGATCCCGCCGCGGTGGTCTCGCCTCCGCGCGCTGCAGGTCCTCGACCTCTCCGACAACATGCTCGTCGGCGCCATTCCCGGTGGGCTCGGCGAGCTTGCCAACCTCACCACGCTGAACCTCATGAGCAACTCCCTCTCCGGTGAGATCCCGGCGGCGATCGGCGAGCTGCCGAGCCTCGAGGTGCTGCAGCTCTGGAACAACTCGCTCACCGGCCGGCTGCCGGCATCGCTCGGAGCGAGCGGGCGGCTCGTCCGCGTCGACATGTCGACCAACTCCCTCTCCGGCCCGATCCCTGCCGGGATGTGCTCCGGCAACCGTCTCGCTCGCCTCATCCTCTTCGGCAACCGTTTCGACTCGGCGATCCCGGCGAGCCTCGCCGGCTGCTCGTCGCTTTGGCGAGTCCGGCTCGAGTCGAACCGCCTCTCCGGCGTGATTCCGATGGGCTTCGGTGCCATCCGCAACCTGACGTACCTGGACCTGAGCTCCAACTCGCTCACCGGCGGCGTTCCAGCTGATCTCGTGGCTTCGCCGAGCCTCGAGTACCTGAACATCTCCGGCAACCCGGTCGGCGGCGCGCTCCCGAACGTGTCGTGGCAGGCGCCGAAGCTGCAAGTCTTCGCAGCGAGCAAGTGCGCGCTGGACGGTGAGGTCCCTGCGTTCGGCGCCGCCGGGTGTTCAAACCTGTACAGGCTGGAGTTGGCCGGGAATAATCTCACAGGCGCGATCCCCAATGATATTGGCGTCTGCAAGCGGCTGGTGAGCTTGAGGCTGCAGCACAACCAGCTCGCCGGCGAGATCCCTGCGGCGCTCGCCGCCCTGCCGTCTATCACCGAGGTCGACCTGTCCTGGAACGCGCTCACCGGCGCCGTCCCGCCGGGGTTCGCCAACTGCACCACGTTGGAGACCTTCGACGTGTCCTTCAACCATCTAGCGCCAGCCGACTCGACGTCGGCGTCACCCggcaacggcgacggcgagggcagtTCCGCCCGGCACACCGCGGCGATGTGGGTttccgccgcggcggtggcgctcgcCGGGATGGCGGTGCTCGCCTTCACCGCTCGCTGGCTCCAGTGgcgggacggcgccgccgccgcgacggacggcggtggcgcgggcggtGCAGCGCGGCCCAACGTCGTCGTCGGGCCGTGGCGGATGACGGCGTTCCAGAAGCTCGGCTTCACCGCCGACGACGTGGTGCGGTGCGTCGAGGGGAGCGAGGGCATCGTCGGCGCCGGGTCGTCGGGGACGGTGTACCGGGCAAAGATGCCTGATGGCGAGGTCATCGCGGTGAAGAAGCTGTGGCAACCAGCGGCGCAAAAGGAGGTGGCAGCTCCAGAGCCGAAGCGGAACGACACCGACGGCGAGGACAAGAGGATGCTCGCCGAGGTGGAGGTGCTGGGCCACCTCCGGCACCGGAACATCGTCCGGCTTCTTGGGTGGTGCACCAACGGCGAGGCGACGCTGCTGCTGTACGAGTACATGCCCAACGGCAGCCTCGACGACCTCctccacggcgccggcgccgcagccgcGGGGAGGGCGCCAGCCAAGACTAAGGCGGCGGCGCGTCTAGGATGGGACGCGCGGCACAGGATCGCCGTCGGCGTGGCGCAGGGCGTGAGCTACCTCCACCACGactgccggccggccgtcgcGCACCGCGACCTCAAGCCCagcaacatcctcctcgacgccgaCATGGAGCCACGCGTCGCCGACTTCGGCGTCGCCAAGGccctccgcggcgccggcgcgccaatgtccgccgtcgccggctccTGCGGCTACATCGCCCCAG AGTACACGTACACTCTGCGAGTGGACGAgaagagcgacgtgtacagTTTCGGGGTGGTGCTGCTCGAGATCCtgacggggcggcggccggtggaggCGGAGTACGGCGAGGGGAGCAACATCGTGGACTGGGTGAGGCGgaaggtcgccggcggcggcggcggggcgcgcgaggtggtggacgcggcggcgtgggcggcggacCAGGGCGGCGAGGCGCGGGAGGAGATGGCGCTGGCGCTGCGGGTGGCGATGCTGTGCACGAGCCGGAGCCCGCAGGAGCGGCCGTCGATGAGGGACGTCGTGTCCATGCTGCAGGAGGCCAGGCGGGGGCGGAAGCTCGTGGCCAAGAAGACAGCGCAACCAAAGATGAATTAG
- the LOC101757477 gene encoding uncharacterized protein LOC101757477, with protein MAAAAVRYGIVGVGMMGREHLHNLAHLAAEVEGEQSVKVRVTGLADPHQESLRLGLQLANELGLPAPQTFSGHRELLDSGFCDAIIVSSPNMTHYEILMDIISHREPHHILVEKPLCTTVQDCKKVIEAAKNRPDIIVQVGLEYRYMPPVAKLIDIVKSGTLGQVRMVAIREHRFPFLVKVNNWNRFNCNSGGTLVEKCCHFFDLMRLFAAANPVCVMASGAIDVNHKDEMYDGKVPDIIDNAYVIVEFDNGSRGMLDLCMFAEGSRNEQEISVVGDIGKGEAFVPESIVRFGKRTEGRDGVVTIMAEDERIKYQGLHHGSSYLEHLNFLSAIRAQGASGPSVNLSDGLLSVAIGVAGQLSIEQGRFVTMEEVLGS; from the exons atggcggcggcggcggtgaggtacGGGATAGTCGGGGTCGGGATGATGGGGCGGGAGCACCTCCACAACCtcgcccacctcgccgccgaggtcgaGGGGGAGCAGTCCGTCAAGGTGCGGGTCACCGGCCTCGCCGACCCCCACCAGGAGTccctccgcctcggcctccaGCTCGCCAACGAGCTCGGCCTCCCCGCTCCACAG ACCTTTTCAGGTCACCGCGAGCTGCTGGACAGCGGGTTCTGTGACGCCATCATCGTGTCGTCCCCGAACATGACCCACTACGAGATACTCATGGACATCATCAGCCACCGCGAGCCGCACCACATCCTTGTCGAGAAGCCCCTGTGCACCACCGTGCAGGACTGCAAGAag GTAATTGAAGCGGCCAAAAATAGACCAGACATAATCGTGCAAGTTGGATTGGAGTACAGGTATATGCCACCTGTGGCAAAGCTGATAGATATCGTTAAGAGTGGTACACTAGGGCAAGTCAGAATGGTGGCCATACGTGAACACCGTTTTCCTTTCCTTGTTAAG GTAAACAACTGGAACAGGTTCAACTGCAACAGTGGGGGAACGCTGGTAGAGAAGTGCTGCCATTTCTTTGATTTGATGAGATTGTTTGCAGCTGCAAATCCAGTTTGTGTGATGGCTTCTGGAGCCATTGATGTAAACCACAAGGATGAAATGTATGATGGAAAG GTCCCAGATATAATTGATAATGCATATGTGATAGTAGAATTTGATAATGGCTCTCGTGGCATGCTTGATCTCTGCATGTTTGCTGAAGGAAGTAGAAACGAGCAAGAAATTTCTGTGGTTGGTGACATTGGGAAG GGTGAAGCTTTTGTTCCAGAGAGCATTGTCAGGTTTGGAAAGAGAACTGAAGGCAGAGATGGAGTTGTAACAATAATGGCCGAAGATGAACGGATCAA GTATCAAGGTCTTCATCATGGATCCAGCTACTTGGAGCACCTCAACTTCTTGTCTGCTATAAGGGCTCAAGGTGCCTCTGGACCTTCCGTCAA